AGCCCGCCAGTTGCGAATAGCGGCAGCTTTGCGGGCAATGGGCGATTGGTAGCCCGTGGGTTCTGGCTCTGGTTCCGTCGGCTTCGGCAAGCGGGAACTCATGGTCATACAGTGGGACAGTTGATCAAAGTGGGATTCTAGATCCAGAGCCCGCAGCACATCATCGGCAGATTGATAGCGATCGCGAGGTGAGATTTTCAGCATCTTGTCGAGAATTTTGCCGAAATGTTCACTGAGATCGACCATCTCCCGCCAGTTGATATCACCGGTGTGGGTGTCATAGTCAAAGGCTAGGGGAGGATGCCCGGTGAGCAAAAAGAGACAGGTGACGCCGATGGCGTAGATATCACTGGCATAGCTGGGACGCAGGGCCAACTGTTCGGGTGGTGCAAAGCCTACGGTGCCAACAAAGCTAGTGCTGGGTGCTTTTTGGGTATCGTCATCGGTAATTTCGGCAATCCCTTCTTTGACAGCTCCAAAGTCAATCAATACCAAACGTCCATCATCGTCACAGCGAATGATATTTGGCGGCTTGATATCGCGATGAATGACCTGACGGCTGTGGATGTAGCTGAGCACCGGTAGGATTTCCACCAAAAACTTGCGCACCTTTTCTTCTGGAAGGGGGCCGTTTTTTCGCACCTCTTTAACCAAGGTTGACCCACGCACATATTCTTGGACGAGATAAAACTCTCCATTGATCTGGAAGTAGTCTAAGAGGCGCGGTATCTGAGAATGGCTGCCCAACTGGCTGAGGGTGGTGGCTTCCCGTTCAAAGCGCTCACTGGCTTTACTCAGGGCCACAGGATTGTTCACCTTAGGGCAAAGCTGCTTGATCACGCAGGGAGGATAGCCGGGTAGGGCCATATCTTTAGCCAAAAATGTCACGCCAAACCCGCCACGACCCAATGTTTTCAAAACCTTATAGCGATCGCGAAATAAATGTTTTGAACCACAAAACTGCCCCAGCCGTGTTTGATGCTGCGGAGAATCGCGTCGTGTGGACAAGGTGGGAATCGTAGAATCCATCAATGTGGAGGCCTATGCACGCATAAGATCAGAACAAACCAGTGCTAGATGCTCACCCCTATCCTAACGGTAGGGAGCCACGTCAGCGAACAAGATGCTTGAGATTTGATGGCACAGGGAGGACGACCGCCGACCCTGTGGACATATCTATGATGGGATGATGAACCTTAGAGAGGTTAGAACCAACACCCGTGCCCCTGTGTATGACTAGTCATTAGACTAAGCGGTTCTCGTTGAGCCGTTCGTATCGTTCATCACAGGGATGGGATTGAAATCTATCGTTTGCTCTAAGTTGAATGGGGATCAGTTAAGAGGTTCATGCGCCGGACGGGTGCGATCGCCCACTCAGTTCAAACTATCTTCATTTTCCAGTGCGATACCAGAAATCGCATCCGTAGTTCTCATGATAATCACGGAGAAAGCGGGACAACATCTAGCTGAGCAGTCCCCTAGGGCACAGCAGTGTACGTAATTTCCCCGTGCAGTAAACTTTACCAGGTCTTTTAATTGAATCAGCTACTTGAGTTGGCTAATTGAGCCGGCGGTAAGCAGCTTGCTGAACCTGCCGTAGGGAAGAGCCGCTATAGCCTGTGGTCACCCACAAGATGGAGCGGGCCGCATCTCGCAAAACCTTATTGATCGACTCTGGCGATCGATCAGACGGGACAGCGATCGCTTCAAAGGAAATGCCTCGACTACCCAACACAATCTCACCAATAATACGCGCTCGCCGCATGTGATAGTCCGAGGTGATCAGGTAAATGCGATCAATACCCTGGGACTTGAAATCATCCACCAAAGTGGTAAAGTTACTGACCGTATCGACAGCGCGGTAGTCTAAATGCACGCGATCTAAGTCAATGTTGGCTTCTTCAAACACCCACTGAGCATATTCAGGATTGCTGCCCGACGAGACCCAAATGGGTAGATCAGGGTAGGTATGGGCAAAATCTGCAGCAAATTGCTCGCGATCTAAGGATCCACCCAAGACGAGAACCGCCTCCGGTGAATGGAACGATGCCATGAGTCGTTGATAGCCCCAGACGCCCAATAGGACAACCAGGAGCAGCCAAACCAACGACCCAACTCCCCAACGAGATGCACGAGATGATGAATAGTGGCGATCGCGAGACGACATACTTCAGAATTTAATTACCATCAAGATCACAGATATCATGCCCTAAAGCTCAGCAGTGTTCTACCTAGTAGACCTCAGATCAGGAAAAAGAATCGGGGGGCTAGCGTAGAACCCTTTCCATATAATCACCCCACACTTGGGCGGCCTGGGAACTGCTGCCGAAAGTTGCGGCATTATCATCGTTGCCTAGCCAAATGCCGCTGACGAGGTTTTGGCGGGGTATATAGCCCACAAACCATAAGTCCACATTGTCGTTGGTGGTACCAGTTTTGCCTGCTTCCCCCACTCCAAGGTAGGCTGCTCGTCCAGTGCCGCTTTGTACAACACTTTGCAGCATCCCAGTCATGGTGGTGGCGATCGCTGGATCGAGAACCGGTATATTAGCCTGGGCATCTTGACGATAATCAAAAATCACGCGACAGGTTTGTAAATCAGCATTGTCTTCACAATCGCTGCTGTCTAAAATGCGGCGAATCGTATGGGGCGGATTGCGAACACCTTCATTGGCAAAGACGCCAAAGGCACCGGTTAGCTCCACCAAGGTCACTTCGCTCTGGCCGAGGATCAGCCCAGGTACGGGATTGAGGTCAGATTCAATCCCCAGCCGCTGGGCATTGCGTACCACTCGGTCTAGCCCAGCTTCTTGGGCAATCCGCAGCGCCACCACATTTTCCGACAGGGCCATGCCGGTATACATATCCATGCTGCCGCCCCCCGATCGACAGCCATCAAAGGATTGCCCCTGCCAGGTCAGCGGCGCACAGGAGTAGGAGGTGCCCGGCGAGATGCCCAATTCCAAAGCCGCAGCATAGGCAAACACCTTAAAGGTCGATCCGGGTTGACGCAGGGCCTGGGTAGCGCGGTTGAACTGGCTGGCTTGGTAGTCTGTGCCGCCGACTAGGGCTAAGATCTCTCCGGTTGCCGAATCTAGGGTGACGATCGCCCCTTGGGTATAGCCGTAGGTAACGCCATCGGAAGCGATCGCCTGTTGCAGGGATGATTCCGCCTGGGCTTGGGTTGCTAAATCCACCGTACTTTCGATGACAAAATTGCCCTCTCGGGCCAGGTCTGCTCCTAGCAAGTCCTCCAGCTCAAAAAAAACCTGCCCATAGAAATAGGGCGCGAGGGTGCTTTGTAACTCTTCCACCGCCGCCGGATTGAGCTCGATGCGCGATCGCCGGGCCCGCTGCGCCTCTTCCGAGGTAATCATGCCAAGGGCTGCCATGCGGTTGATGACTCGGTTGCGCAGCTCAACCGCCGTATCGTAGCTTTGCACGGGGTTGAAGCTGTTGGGCGCTGGCAAGATGCCCACTAAGGTTGCGGCTTCCGAAATCGTCAACTCTTGGGCTGGTTTGGCAAAGTAAAACTGGGAGGCATCCTCAAATCCTGATAGACCGCTGCCTAGATAGACCCGGTTGAGGTACATCAACATCAGGTCATCTTTGCTGTAAACCAGCTCCAGTTTCAGCGATACAACCGCTTCTCGGATCTTCCGCCCTAGGGAATCATCGGTGCCAACATAGCTGCGAAAAACGCTGCGGGCAAGCTGTTGGGTAATGCTACTGCCGCCCTCCCGCAGTTCACCACCGCTAACGTTTACCCACAGAGCGCGAATGGTGCCTATAGGATCGACGCCCAAGTGCCAATAAAACCGCGAATCCTCTGACGCCATCACCGCATTGGGCAAATGGGGCGAATAGTCTGACAGCCGCCGTAA
This region of Candidatus Obscuribacterales bacterium genomic DNA includes:
- a CDS encoding serine/threonine-protein kinase; protein product: MDSTIPTLSTRRDSPQHQTRLGQFCGSKHLFRDRYKVLKTLGRGGFGVTFLAKDMALPGYPPCVIKQLCPKVNNPVALSKASERFEREATTLSQLGSHSQIPRLLDYFQINGEFYLVQEYVRGSTLVKEVRKNGPLPEEKVRKFLVEILPVLSYIHSRQVIHRDIKPPNIIRCDDDGRLVLIDFGAVKEGIAEITDDDTQKAPSTSFVGTVGFAPPEQLALRPSYASDIYAIGVTCLFLLTGHPPLAFDYDTHTGDINWREMVDLSEHFGKILDKMLKISPRDRYQSADDVLRALDLESHFDQLSHCMTMSSRLPKPTEPEPEPTGYQSPIARKAAAIRNWRARRLQEGHSSSFQQNDHPVA
- a CDS encoding YdcF family protein; the protein is MVWLLLVVLLGVWGYQRLMASFHSPEAVLVLGGSLDREQFAADFAHTYPDLPIWVSSGSNPEYAQWVFEEANIDLDRVHLDYRAVDTVSNFTTLVDDFKSQGIDRIYLITSDYHMRRARIIGEIVLGSRGISFEAIAVPSDRSPESINKVLRDAARSILWVTTGYSGSSLRQVQQAAYRRLN
- a CDS encoding transglycosylase domain-containing protein, which codes for MTSPQKPPTPSKTLLGTITNLVQTVHARIDFSKLAVDPKARVPKLRVHNLETDEVNIYPLIGDRYILGRSSKGCDIVVRNPVVSQTHLTLSRDSRRPHAAFVAKDERSTNGTYIGRRRIERATLYHGDRFTLGPPELASAVQVDFQNPPPWYITALRYGIYGMTGVSALVALWIGLEWQKFNVRPFPGSVDGPVIVYSQDGRTPLRQPRSQAHRELRRLSDYSPHLPNAVMASEDSRFYWHLGVDPIGTIRALWVNVSGGELREGGSSITQQLARSVFRSYVGTDDSLGRKIREAVVSLKLELVYSKDDLMLMYLNRVYLGSGLSGFEDASQFYFAKPAQELTISEAATLVGILPAPNSFNPVQSYDTAVELRNRVINRMAALGMITSEEAQRARRSRIELNPAAVEELQSTLAPYFYGQVFFELEDLLGADLAREGNFVIESTVDLATQAQAESSLQQAIASDGVTYGYTQGAIVTLDSATGEILALVGGTDYQASQFNRATQALRQPGSTFKVFAYAAALELGISPGTSYSCAPLTWQGQSFDGCRSGGGSMDMYTGMALSENVVALRIAQEAGLDRVVRNAQRLGIESDLNPVPGLILGQSEVTLVELTGAFGVFANEGVRNPPHTIRRILDSSDCEDNADLQTCRVIFDYRQDAQANIPVLDPAIATTMTGMLQSVVQSGTGRAAYLGVGEAGKTGTTNDNVDLWFVGYIPRQNLVSGIWLGNDDNAATFGSSSQAAQVWGDYMERVLR